Part of the Tenacibaculum sp. SZ-18 genome, AGGTCAAGATTTCTTGTATTATATTCATCATTATGTAGATCATCATTCTAGGTTTTTCTGGGCAGTTCATGTAACACATCATAACTCAGAATACTACAATATTTCAACAGGATTTAGATCTCCTGTTTTACAACCATTTTACAGATTCATGTTCCTAATACCATTAATTTTAATAGGAATTCAACCATTACACATTATGTTTGCATATGCAATGAATCAAAACTATGGAACGTTATGTCATACCAACTTTATTAAAAAGAATAATAGAAAAGGATTCGTTGGTTTCTTGTTAAGAGTTTGGGAATACATTTTTGTAACTCCTTCTCACCACAGAGTTCATCACGCTTCCAACATTAAATATTTAGATAAAAACATGGGAATGTTTTTAATTATTTGGGATAGAATATTTGGTACATTTCAAGCGGAAGAAGATGAAATAGAATATGAAAAATTAAAATTTGGTTTAACAAAACCTATAGAAGATAAAGGACCAATCAATATTATTTTTCATGAATGGAAAGAAATTTATAAAGATTTCTTCCATCGAAAGAAAAACTTACCACTTGGAACACGATTAAAATATGTTTTTATGCCACCAGGATGGAGTCATGATGGGAGTTCTCAAACCAGTAAAGAATTACAGAAAGAACTAAATTTCAAAAATGATTAATAAAAAAAGACTACGTTTTCGTAGTCTTTTTTTATACCTAATCATTGGTTATTACTATCCAAGAATTTGATTTGCATGTTCCTTGGTTTTTACTTTGGAAATAACATCTTCTAAAACTCCGTTTTCGTCGATTACAAAAGTTGTTCTATGGATACCATCATATTCACGACCCATAAATTTCTTCGGTCCCCAAACTTCAAAAGCATTTATCACCGCTTTATCTTCATCTGCTAATAAAGGAAATGGCAACTCATTTTTGTTGATAAAGTTTTGTTGACGTTTTGCGCTATCCGCACTCACACCTAAAACATCATATCCTTTAGCTAGGAAAGTTTGATAATTATCTCTTAAATCACAAGCTTCAGCAGTACAACCAGGAGTACTAGCCTTTGGATAAAAAAACAAAACTAATTTCTTCCCTTGGTAATCAGATAATTTTATTGTGTTTCCCGCTTGATCTTTAGCTTCAAAATTTGGTGCTTTATCACCTATTTTTAGTGTAGTCATAATTCGTATTTTTGTTAAGTAAAAATACTGAAAAAATGAACAAGTCCGAAAAAGTTCAGTTTGTAATTGATACTCTAGAAAATCTATATCCTGAAACTCCAATTCCTTTAGATCATAAAGATCCGTATACGTTATTAATCGCTGTATTAATGTCCGCTCAAAGTACCGATGAACGTGTAAATCAAATTACTCCTTTATTATTTAAGAAAGCAGATAATCCTTATGACATGATAAAACTTACGGTAGATGAGATTAGAGAAATCATAAAACCAGTGGGACTTTCTCCAATGAAATCGAAAGGAATACATGGACTATCAAAAATCTTAATTGAGAAACATAATGGAGAAGTTCCACAAAGTTTTGAAGCTTTGGAAGAATTACCAGCTGTTGGACATAAAACTGCAAGTGTAGTTATGGCACAGGCTTTTAACATCCCTGCCTTTCCTGTTGATACACATATCCATAGATTGATGTTTCGTTGGAATTTAACTAATGGAAAAAGTGTAGCGCAAACTGAGAAAGATGCCAAAAGATTGTTTCCAAAGGAGATATGGAATAAACTTCACCTACAAATTATTTATTATGGAAGAGAATATTCACCTGCAAGAGGTTGGAAGCTGGAAAATGATATAATTACATCAACAATTGGAAGAAAATCTGTTATTAACCAATATAATTCAAAAAAGAAATAGTTAGCAAGAATAACATAAAAAAGCTTCAGTTCTCAGGCTGAAGCTTTTTCACTCTTAATTCAAATTCAATTCAATGAGAACATTCGCTTTTGTCCTTACTGTTTTGAAGCTTTTAGAAAAGTTTAATAAAAACTCTACTGTTTTTTGTTTTGGGTTCATCTTATAATTTGATGATTTACTTGAGTAAATGTGCGCCATATATTTGATTTAGTAAAAATGTTTGTATTAATAACGCTCAATTTATTGGTTTAGTATTAATTAACTAAAATAATTTTATTTTTCTCAATAACTTTTCTCAAATTAATTAACGCATAACGCATTCTTCCTAATGCTGTATTTATACTCACGCCAGTAGATTCTGAAATTTCGTTGAAACTCATATCCATGTACATACGCATTTTTAATACTTCTTTTTGTTCTTCAGGTAATTCTTCTATTAAATTTCTTACATCTGCTAAAATTTGATCTTTAATAATACGTTTTTCAGCATTTAAAGTATTATCACTTATGATTGAAAAAATATCGAATTCATCAGAGTTATTAAACTTAGGTAGACGATTATTCTTTCTAAAATGATCAATAACTAGATTATGAGCTATTCTCATTACCCACGGCAGAAATTTTCCTTCTTCGTTATAATTACCTTTTTTTAATGTTCTAATTACCTTAATAAAAGTATCCTGGAATACATCTTCAGTAATATCTCTATTTTGAACTTTACTATAAATGAAGCTAAATATTCTTTGCTGGTGCTTTTTTATAAGAAGCTCTAGAGCAACTTCTTTTCCATTAATATACTCTTTTACTAAAACGCTATCATCACATTGACTCCTTAACATAATTCTACTTTTAAAACGAAGAGTACTTGACTCTTCAGTTGAAATAATAATAATTTTAAAAGTAGTTTTTAACTATAGGCCTAACGATTTAATACATAATATATTAGACAAATATGTGTTTTTCTCTTAAGAAAACCAAATATTTTTTAAAGAAATAATATAAAAATACAAAAAACCATTAAAAAATCACAGTTCATTTATAATTTAAGTTGCTTAACTTAAATTATATCAAAACAAACAGAATGTAAACGCTTGTAAATCAAAAATAAAAAATCAACAGACTATAATTAAACTTTTAACATAACCTTTTTTATTGTTATTCTCGTACTAGATGTATGATATATATGAATTTGAATCACCAACTTCTTGATTAGAGGTAATTTCTGAAATAAAAAGTCAAATTATTTATATGAATGATATGGCTTCAAAATACAAACTTTGTAGCATCTATTATTCCATTTTGCAGCTAAGAATATTCACCAACTTGA contains:
- a CDS encoding sterol desaturase family protein, whose amino-acid sequence is MDIFTHQNAYIWFVPICALAIGFEMYFSYKRKAKNYEFKDVSTNVYFALVNVGLDSIMYVTSFIVMDFFYEYRFFNWENTGFLYWIIAFVGQDFLYYIHHYVDHHSRFFWAVHVTHHNSEYYNISTGFRSPVLQPFYRFMFLIPLILIGIQPLHIMFAYAMNQNYGTLCHTNFIKKNNRKGFVGFLLRVWEYIFVTPSHHRVHHASNIKYLDKNMGMFLIIWDRIFGTFQAEEDEIEYEKLKFGLTKPIEDKGPINIIFHEWKEIYKDFFHRKKNLPLGTRLKYVFMPPGWSHDGSSQTSKELQKELNFKND
- the bcp gene encoding thioredoxin-dependent thiol peroxidase; translated protein: MTTLKIGDKAPNFEAKDQAGNTIKLSDYQGKKLVLFFYPKASTPGCTAEACDLRDNYQTFLAKGYDVLGVSADSAKRQQNFINKNELPFPLLADEDKAVINAFEVWGPKKFMGREYDGIHRTTFVIDENGVLEDVISKVKTKEHANQILG
- a CDS encoding endonuclease III domain-containing protein, yielding MNKSEKVQFVIDTLENLYPETPIPLDHKDPYTLLIAVLMSAQSTDERVNQITPLLFKKADNPYDMIKLTVDEIREIIKPVGLSPMKSKGIHGLSKILIEKHNGEVPQSFEALEELPAVGHKTASVVMAQAFNIPAFPVDTHIHRLMFRWNLTNGKSVAQTEKDAKRLFPKEIWNKLHLQIIYYGREYSPARGWKLENDIITSTIGRKSVINQYNSKKK
- a CDS encoding RNA polymerase sigma factor: MLRSQCDDSVLVKEYINGKEVALELLIKKHQQRIFSFIYSKVQNRDITEDVFQDTFIKVIRTLKKGNYNEEGKFLPWVMRIAHNLVIDHFRKNNRLPKFNNSDEFDIFSIISDNTLNAEKRIIKDQILADVRNLIEELPEEQKEVLKMRMYMDMSFNEISESTGVSINTALGRMRYALINLRKVIEKNKIILVN